From a single Bufo bufo chromosome 9, aBufBuf1.1, whole genome shotgun sequence genomic region:
- the TMEM43 gene encoding transmembrane protein 43, producing MAKPHADASREHTTIRSEAAPGFLQRLSDTAGGMLLGLIAFTLSFYLLFTNEGRAVQTAASLDEGLSVVFPIGNNQRVDPVNEAKLLHLTGPLQTSKPLFDPNYGVSMHCVQLRRQVEMYQWVEYEESKEYEEGGEKKTETRYTYNTEWRSEVVSSRHFDREIAHRNPSAMAVESYTAVAADVQVGGYYLSKGLINKVDNFKQLSLSQIRNPHADVIAGGNYFYQGADPKNPEVGDLRISFWYAGVSMGGPTFGSVDTVSIIARQRGGELVSYKTKSGDQLELLYLGSHTAEEMFHEEHQSNAMKTWALRAAGWLMMFVGVSLMIKIFHTLVDWFPVVRDLVSLGLQLFALCVSSSLSLLTIASGWLFYRPLISLLLSVAALGIIFLARSRVPAKKYQ from the exons ATGGCCAAACCG CATGCAGATGCCTCCAGAGAACACACGACGATTAGAAGTGAAGCGGCCCCCGGATTCCTTCAGCGCCTCAGCGACACGGCCGGGGGGATGCTGCTCGGCCTCATCGCCTTCACCCTCTCCTTCTATCTCCTCTTCACTAATGAG GGTCGGGCGGTGCAGACGGCTGCCTCTCTGGATGAGGGactttcagttgtgtttcctataGGGAATAACCAAAGAGTCGATCCTGTAAATGAAGCAAAATTGCTGCACTTGACTGGTCCTCTGCAGACATCGAAG cCACTTTTTGACCCAAATTACGGGGTTTCCATGCACTGCGTGCAGCTGAGGCGCCAGGTGGAGATGTACCAGTGGGTGGAGTACGAAGAGTCCAA GGAGTATGAAGAAGGTGGAGAGAAGAAGACCGAGACGAGATACACCTACA ACACCGAATGGCGGTCAGAGGTTGTCAGCAGCCGACATTTTGACAGAGAGATTGCCCATCGGAACCCCAG TGCCATGGCGGTAGAGTCGTACACAGCGGTGGCAGCGGACGTTCAGGTCGGAGGTTACTATTTATCTAAAG GGCTGATTAATAAGGTCGACAACTTCAAGCAGCTGAGTCTGTCCCAGATCAGGAATCCGCACGCTGATGTCATCGCCGGTGGGAATTACTTCTATCAGGGCGCCGACCCCAAGAACCCAGAG GTGGGGGATTTGCGCATTTCTTTCTGGTACGCCGGTGTTTCGATGGGAGGCCCGACGTTCGGATCGGTTGATACG GTGAGCATCATCGCGCGGCAGCGAGGAGGAGAACTGGTGTCTTACAAGACCAAATCCGGGGACCAGCTGGAGCTTCTGTACCTGGGGAGTCACACAGCAGAG GAAATGTTCCATGAAGAGCATCAGAGCAACGCGATGAAGACCTGGGCCCTGCGCGCCGCTGGCTGGCTGATGATGTTCGTAGGTGTGAGCCTCATGATAAAGATCTTCCACACTTTAG TGGACTGGTTTCCCGTTGTCCGTGATCTCGTCAGCCTGGGTCTCCAGCTGTTTGCTTTGTGCGTCTCCTCGTCCCTGTCTCTGCTGACCATCGCCTCCGGCTGGCTGTTCTATCGCCCGCTGATATCCCTTCTTCTGAGCGTTGCCGCCCTTGGCATAATCTTCCTGGCCCGATCCCGCGTACCCGCCAAGAAATACCAGTAG